ATAGGACGAATCGTCAAATGCACTGACTAGCAACTGTGCAACTTTTACATGTGGCACGTTTGACTGGTAGGCATCTACTGAGCGACGCAGCTGTTTACTGAAAACCAATTCATCATCCAGCTTACCCTGCTGTAAAAGTTCTACTTGTTCGGACAAATATTCGGCAACATCAAGATCGTTAAATAGGCGTTGATAAAGTTCGTATTGAATGCGTTTAGCGATGGGGCTCCAATCACTGCGAACTTGCTCCATACCTTTGAAGATCAGCTCCAGTTCACCATCTACACCACGTACGGCCCCTACATAGCGTTTCTTAGAACCTTCAACAGAACCTCGCAGCGTTGGCATCAAAAAGCGTTGATAATGGCTGTCAAACTCCAATTCCAGCGCACATTCCAGTCCAAAGGCTTGTTTAATATAGTCTCGCCATCTTTCGGTGATGTCAGCGGCAAGCTTGATGCCAAAGTCTTCGGGCTCTTTGATACCATGTTTGTCGCCAAGCCAGATAAAGGTGGAATCAGTATCGCCATAGATGACTTTATAGCCTAGTTCTTCAATCCAAGTCTTAGTGGTTTGCATGATCCAGTGACCACGCATGGTAATAGAGCTGGCAAGTCTGGCGTCGTGAAACACGCAGCCTCGGGACCCCAGCACGCCATAAAGTGAGTTCATGATGATCTTGATCGCTTGTGATAACGGCGCATCTTTCTGTTGCTTTGCTTGTTCCCTAGCTTGAGCCAGTTTCGCCACTAATTTAGGTAGAATAAAGTGCTGTCTGGAAAACCGGGCACCGCGATAACCATCTACGGTTTCGCTGGGTTCCTGCGCTAAGCCGAGGATCATCCCAAGCGGATCAATCAAAAACGTGCGGATAATAGAGGGATACAGACTTTTAAAATCCAACACCAGAATATCGCAATAAAGACCAGGGATAGAGTCCATCACATAGCCACCCGGACTTTCCAAGCCATCACTCACTGGTTCAGCTGGTGCGATATATCCAGCGCGATGCAGATGCGGCAAATACAGGTTATTAAAAGCGGCGACTGACGCCCCTACCCGGCCGAACTCCAGCCCAGTGAGTTGCGCTCTGGCGATAGCGAATGACAGCAGATGGGTTTTAGCAAAGATCTGCCACACCAGTCGGCAGTCACTAAGGTTATAACGAGCCAGTGCCAGCTTATCTTCCTGAAAAAGTCTGGTGATTTCCTGCCCACGATTATCGACATCCTGTATATCCTTGCCCTCACCCAACAACTGTTGCGACACATGTTCCAGTGAATAGCGTTCAAATTTATAAAATGCCGCTTTGAGCCAATCGATGCCATCAAGTACAACAATGCCAGGCAACAGCAATGTTTCCGGTCGGAATTTGCCTTCAACCAACCACTCCAGCAAGGCGCCATCACGGCCAAGCGCGGCAGGAATGTTATAAAAAGCAAAACGGCGCCATAACAGCGCTAAATCAAAGGTCACTACCGACCATCCAAGCATGACATCTGGCTGCCATGCAGCGAACCAGGCAACCAAAGCTTCTAACAAGTGCTTTTCATCTGCAACCCAATCTATCCAGTCCTCACTACCATGAGCTTGACCCACCATTATCACTTTGCGCAACAGTACGCCTTGGTCATTCTCACCATATAAGCCAACGGAATACAGTTCGCCATTGAAACTGCACTCCACATCTAATGACACAACATTAAGTGCTACATCATCGGCCAATGTCGCAGGTCGAGCTTTACTGGCAACAAAATGAGCTGCATTATTCTCGTTAAAACAGCCAAAAAATTCGGCATCCAGAGCGATAAAACGCTCTATCAAATAGCGCTGGTGTGGACGAATTTCTGCTTCATGTAGCGCAATTTGCTGTTCCCGGCTCCAACGTTGTAGCTCACGAAATTGTTTGCGGTTGTGGCAATATACAGCAGCTACGGGTTGCTGCTGAAAGTCCTTCATCGGCAAATGACGACAGGTGACAGACGGGAATCTGCGGGCAATGGCGGCGACCGCAAATTGCGGAACAAAAGCCACCTGAGCTTCGCCAGGGACGTCCACCGTCAGCGGTCCTGAATCGGTCTTCAAACAGTAACGCAGGCACATCCCATCTGTGGCTGGCAATGTCTGCCGAGTAAGAATTCTGCCTTTGACTGTAGTGAAACCGCTGGTGGGCATAAAACACGTCCGCTGACATTAAAGGTTTATTAGCATAAGAAATTACTGTTAATATATACAGGATTATTTTCCAGGATCCATTCGATGCTTGCTGCCAATGTAAAAAACCAGATCCGCGAGATTTATAAGGCGATATCCAGCGCGCTACCCAATTTCCGCTCCCGCCGGGAACAAAATTATATGGTGGCAGAAATCTCCAAAACGTTGGCAGGGGAATACGATAAGCAGCGCCGCATCATAGTGATTGAAGCGGGTACAGGTATTGGTAAATCGCTGGCCTATATTCTGGGCACCATTCCGCTGGCATTGGCATCCAAGAAAAAAGTCTGTATCTCCACCGCAACCGTGGCACTGCAAGAGCAGTTGCTGCACAAAGACCTCCCCTTCTTTTTACAGCACTCGGGCATCGATTTTAAATTCGGCCTGGTAAAAGGGCGGCAGCGTTATGTTTGTCTGGCAAAGCTGGAGATGCTGATTGGCGAAAGCAGCACGGGTCAGATGGCAATGTGGCAAACCAAGCCGGATCAATCACAAATACAGTCACTGCAACAGTTACTGCAGGATTATCGCGCCGGACGCTGGAATGGCGAGTGGGATACCCTAGAAACCCCATTACCGGATCACCTTTGGCAACAGATAGCCTCAGATAAACACAGTTGTCATAAGCAACTGGCCAACCACGCAAAATGCCCGTTTCACAAAGCCAGAGAAGATATTGAGGAATGGGATGTGTTAATTGCCAACCACAGTCTGCTGCTGGCCGATCTAGAACTCGGTGGCGGGGTGATTCTACCAGAACCAGAAAATCTTTTTTATGTTGTTGATGAGGCCCATCACCTGCCAATTGTGGCGCGGGACTTTTCCAGCGCCCAAGTGCCTGTGCGAGGTGCTGCTGACTGGCTGGAGAAAATAGGCAAACTCGCCGGGAAGCTGCAAACACAGATAAAGAGTAACAATATCATCGCGCCAGCACAGGCGATGATGGACCACGTTGAGGAACTCACGTCATTACTCAATAAAGTGGCACATTTTTGCGAAACACAACCCAAGCTGTTTGCCAATGAAGATCAACGCTGGCGCTTTGAGCATGGCAAATTGCCAGGAGCCTTATTGATCCTGGCGGAAAACCTGGCTACCGCCAGTAGCGATGCACTCAAACAGTTCAATAAGATGCAATTGCTACTGAATGAAAGTTTTAAAGACGGTGAGATCCCCAAACATCAGGCCGAAGCCTTACTTACTGAATGTGGTTTTATGCTGCAACGGCTGGAAAACCTGCAGAAGCTTTGGAAAATGATGGCGCGGGAAGACAATCCGAAAGGAGCCCCCCTTGCCCGCTGGATTGAAGTGATTAGCGGTAAACAGCCTGACTATCTTTGCAGCGCATCCCCCATCGAAGTGGGCTTTATGCTGGAAAACATGCTGTGGGAAAAAGCTGCCGGCGTGGTACTTTGCAGCGCCACGCTGCGTGCGCTCAACAGCTTTGAACATTTCACTTATCAAGTGGGATTATCGCTCAATGATGGCAGTCGCTATCTGGCGCTACAATCACCGTTTGATTTTGCCAATAACGCGACACTGTTTTTACCGCAAATGCAGACTGAGCCCGCAGATGATGCCTATACGGACGAACTGGCGCAACAGATTAAAGCCTTGGTCGAAGAAGAGCAGGCAACCTTAGTGCTGTTTGCTTCTTACTGGCAAATGGAAAAAGTCACCGAGTTACTCAAAGACAAATTACCGGTTGCGCCGCTTATTCAGGGCAGTGCGCCGCGACAACTGTTGCTAGAAACGCATAAACAGCGTTGTGATAGCGGCCAACCCAGCATTTTATTCGGCACGGGCAGCTTCTCCGAAGGTCTGGATTTGCCCGGTGATTATCTGACCAATCTCATTGTCACTAAACTCCCTTTTGCTGTGCCCACTTCCCCCGTGGAACAGGCACATTCGGAATATATCAAACTGAAAGGAGGTAATCCTTTTCTACAATTGACGATTCCCGATGCCAGCCGCAAGCTAGTCCAGAGTTGTGGACGTTTGCTGCGAAAAGAGGAAGACTATGGCCGAATTACCATCCTTGATCGCAGGCTGGTCAGCAAACGTTACGGTAAAGCACTGCTCGACGCCTTACCGCCCTACCGCCGCGTTATTGAATAAGCCGGGAATTTTGTGGAAATAGTTGCACATTCAGGAAGCTGGTTGCTGTTAGCCATTGTTGGGTTAATTGCTGGCTTTATTGATGCGGTAGTTGGTGGTGGTGGGCTGTTGTCTATCCCCGCACTACTGACACTCGGGATGCCACCGCATCTTGCACTGGGTACCAATAAACTGGCGGCAAGTTTTGGCTCTTCAATGGCGGCTTACACCTACTACCGACAGCATCTGTTGCAACCCAAACTCTGGCGTTCCTGTTTTGTGGCGACCGCCATTGGTGCACTATGTGGCAGCATTTTAGTCTATCTGGTAGATACGTCTTGGCTTGAAAAGCTACTACCATTGCTGATCATCATCATCGCGCTGTACAGTCTGTTGAGTAAAAAGGCACTGAAAGACAAACCAGCTTTAGATGAAGAACATCCTAAACGCAGCCATAAGATCCTTCAGGGTTTAATCCTCGGCGGTTATGATGGTTTCGCTGGCCCTGGCATTGGCGCGATCTGGATAGTCAGCTCAAAAACACTCCATAAGTTGTCATTTCTTAAAAGCTGCGCTTTATCACGAGCAATGACCTTTGCCAGTAATACTACTGCGCTAACCGTGTTCTTATTGCTCGGCAAAGTTGACCTTGCTATTGGATTATTGCTTGGACTTAGCATGATGCTTGGCTCCTTTGTGGGTGCCCATTCAGCGATTCGCTTTGGCCTGCCGTTTATTCGACCACTGTTTATCACCATGGTCATGGCAATGGCGTTACATCTCACCTGGAGTGCTTGGTTATGAACCAACAACAACTGGTAAGCAAATTGCGTGAACAGTTGGTGCAGCTGGAACAACAAGTATTGCAACACGATGCATCACTCCCCGCCAAGGACCACAAATTACTGGCCCATCTTGAACGCTTCAATGATGAACTATTTCATCAGAATGGCGCCAAGCTCGCACCTTGTGTGCAACAACTCCGAGACAATATCAACCAATTAGAAAAACAGCTGCAATTACAGATGTCAGCAGCGACGGTCAGCAGGACCTGTGAAAAAATTCAGGATCGCTTTTCAGCACTAAAGCGGGCTATGGCAACCACGGCGATAGATGTCAAAGAACAGCAGCAACAAAAACTGAGTAAACAACGATATTTCCAGCAAAAGCAGTCCTTGCACCACGAGCAGAGCGGCTTCAGCTGGATTGCCAGTCAGGTGATGTCAAGCAGCCATAAGCTGTACGACGAACTAAATAAACACCTGAATTGGGAGAAGAAAATTTTATTCAAAATTGAACAATTGCAATCGCAGCTAGACACCTGTCATAGTACTGCAAAAATTGCGGTCCAGAATGACCTGCTTTTGATGCACCGCCGTTTGGGTAAGTGCCGCCAGGCCATCAGCTATATTGAAGATCGCATCCAAACGTTCGAACGCCCGCAGCAAAATAACCATCGTTAAGGAGCAACAATGAAATTAACTGTTACCGCTTCAGCGCTGTTTGCGCTTCTTAGCTCATCTTCCGTATTGGCGGCCAACCTCAATATTCCCATGTCTTTTGAATATTTGGCTCTGGATGGACAAGAAGTCGAGACTAACCATTTTACACATAAAGCAGACCTTACCCTGTCTGACGGCGAACACAAAATCGCGATCCGCTACAGTGATGTATACGATGATGGGATTAGCGAAAGCCCTAATTTTGTAAAGTCATCACCCTTCATTGTGACACTGAATACCAGCGGCGATCATCAATATATTCTGCTGCCGAAAAGCAAAATTGTAGCACCACAAAAATATGCCAAGGCGCCTGAAGTGATTATCAAACGTAAAGATGGTGGCGCAGTCGATTACAGTATCGTACAGACCCAACTGAAAGAAGATTCCTTTATGAGTAAACTTTTAGGCACGGATACTGGTGTTGATGTTGACTCTGCTTCTGTAGCCGTCACCGCAGGAAAGGAGTTACCCACTGCGCCTATCAAACAACCAACAGAAGTTGAGGCCATGACAACCCCAGTAACCGCACCCGCGGCACAGACTCCAGCGAGTCAGACAGACTCAGCACATGCCGGCCAAATGCTGCAATACTGGTGGTTGCATGCTGATGCGGCAACCCGAAAAGAGTTTATGAGCTGGGCTATCAAGCAATTGTAATGATTTGCTATTTTGATCCCGGTCAGCTATCACGCCAGCTACTCAACGCTGGCGTTACCCCCCCACCACCGCTTTCCGATTGGCAAATATCAGGCGCTGTTCCACTGGTTACAACAAAGTGATATTTGCCATCACTTTCAAATAATGTCGCCCTCAGCTATTGCGCCGGTTCAGCTATGTCTGGTTCATGATCCTGAGTATATCCAGCAGTTTATCAATGGCACACTTCCCAAAGAAAAAATGCGACGTATTGGATTCCCGTGGAGTGAAGCTTTGGTAAGGCGTACTTTACATTCGTTGGGAGGGACACTACTTGCTACGCAGCAAGCACTAGAACAGCGAATAGCCATGCAAATTAGCGGCGGTTATCATCATGCCTATCGCGACTTTGGCAGTGGCTATTGCATTTTTAATGATCTGGTATTTGCCGCTGCTAGCGTAATCAGTCAAGGAACAGTCGACCGCGCGCTGATCATTGATTGCGATGTCCATCAAGGCGATGGAACTGCCAATATGACGGTTGGGCGGGATGACATCATCAGTTGCTCTATTCACTGCACAAAAAATTTTCCTGCACGTAAGCAACAATCACACTACGACCTTGAACTACCACCTGACAGTAATGGCTCAGAGTATTTTGAGTTACTTCAGCAATCGATACCTTGGATATTGCATCGTCATCAGCCACAGATTATTTTTTATGATGCTGGTGTCGACGTTCATCGAGACGATGAATTGGGTCTGTTAAACCTAACAACGCAAGACATCTATCTGCGCGATAAATGGATATTAGGGCTTGCTGCTGCCAAGGAGATCCCAATTGTGTGCGTCAGTGGAGGCGGATATTGCCACGACACTCTACAATTAATCTCTAGACACAGTCAGTTATATCTTGCCGCCGCTGAATGCTTTGCAAACTGAAGGAGAACAGTGAATGCAACTGGATATCCGCAATTACTACGAAGTACTACTGATGGAAATTCTGTCTGATGAAGGGCTGCTAGAGGAGCTTCCTGAAAACTATCTGGCGGATCTTGCGTGTATTACGTTAAACCAATTGCCCGTGCGCTATATCCACCATCTGGTAGATACTTATTTTTACGATGATATTGGTGAACAAGAACAGATGCGCCGAGAAATCTACTCAGCACTGGAAAAATCCAGAGCCTTTTTGAAATCTAAATTAGCCAAAGACGGCAAGACAACTGAATCATCATCGATGAGCTAGACGGCTTTTAGTTAGATTTAACTGAACAATTTCTCATGAAATGTACCACCAAGTGTACGACTCGATGTTTTTCTGAGATAGCTCTTTGATTATAAGAAAGATTGGAGGCTCCCCCAGAGCCAACACCCCGGCACATGAATCGCTCGCTACGGTTGCTCCCTTCCGGGCCTGGCCGAGTTCACGAGTTATCATTGCGGGGGGACCCTGGGGTCGCCACTGATTTGCAGCGTTACTGCAACGGCGTGGATTATCTCCGAAGGAACCCTAGGGATCAAGGATAAATACCGGCAACTGAAGTAACTGACGATTAGATAAACAAAAAGTCCGCAATCACGGACTTTTTTATTTTTACTAAGCCTGGTCGTATCACAATGACAACAAGTGGCCGTTCTTTTCAATGAATTTCGGGCCAATCCCTTTTACTTTGGTCAAATCCTCTAAGGACGCGAATTTGCCGTTGGTTTCCCGATATTCCACGATTGCCTTGGCTTTTGCTTCACCAATCCCCTTAAGGAGCTGCAACTCAGCAGCACTGGCAGTATTAACATTTACTTTTTGTAGCTGCTCTGCTTGCTTAACAACTTCCGGAGCAACAGTTTCTGCATAGGATGTAAAAATATACATTGGTGCAAGCATGGCAACCGCCATTGCCACCGTTTTCAGATAGCGTTTCATATTGATTCTCCATTTAGATATCCGTAAAAATCAGGCCGAATTCCATATATCCCTAGCCCATGGAGAAGTGTAGTAAACGTTCAAAAATTAGCCAAATCTAAATTTACGACTTAGGATACTTCGTTATCTTCAGTCGCCTGCTTGGCTTTTTGGCGAAGTTGTTGCAGCTCTTGCAGTAATTCTTTATGAATACCCGACAAACGCGGTCGTTGTTTATCATCAAATGCTAGCGGTCGACATAGTGCCATCGCCTGATATCCGAGTCTGGCAGTCAGTAACCCCGCGCCGAGCCCCTGCCCTAATCTGGCGGATAACTTGCCAGTCAATTCAACAGATAACAATTGATTGCCGATATCCATCGCAAGTTCCGTTGTACCGGCATAAAGGATATTGAGCACAATCCCGCGAAAGAGCCTGATACGGCTCCAGTAACCCAGTTTGATACCATAACTCTCGGCTATCTGACTGATCATCTTCTGGTTGCGCCACAACACTAAGGCCATGTCTAACACGGCAAACGGGCTAATCGCCAGCAGTAACGCCGACTCAGCAGCAAAATGACGCACAATTTTTTTCGCCGCTTGATCTCGTTGGCGCAGCACAATAGTGTCAAATAAACGCACCTGTTCCGCATCATTCTGTTCCGGTGATAATGCCGCTTCCAACGCGCGGATCTCTGCGACTGCAGAAGAAGGCATTGAGGCGGTAATTCCCCGAATAAACGGCAGGGCCTCGCCCATCTGCATACTGCCGAGTAAACGTGCCCCGATAACCCTGTCATCCTCCATCTGTTTCAATTTTTTCAGCTGTCGCCATTCAGCCAGGGTAATCCCACCGGTCCATAACAACACCACCCCGATAACCGTACTGTAGAAGCCAAATAGCCAAGGGCTTTGGGTCCAGGCGTCAGCTAGCCCCAATCCGGTTTGCACAACGACGGCTGCTAGCAGTCCCGATAGCGCGAGTTTTGCCAGCCGTGATAATTTTTTGGGTCTGAGCAAGGTTCCAATAGAAGCCTGCTTTTTGGCATGATGCGCAAGTATCTCATCCGCATCGGCGGTATCCTTTACCGGTAGCAGAACTGTCGCAGTAGGTTCAAACGTCACTTGGGTAGTCTGCTGATACTCACGAAATGGACGAAGATTATCCTGCTCGGTTGTTTGCTGTGTTAAAGGCTGTGCAGTGTTTTCGTTTGACTGCATTTTCTGTTTTGACGTCATTGCAGTTTGTCCCCTAACAAAAACTCAAGCAGATGGTCGAGACGCACGTGTTCAAAGTCCTCGGCACTATCCACTTTAGGTGGCGCAAAATCACAGAAGTGAAACCCTTGTTGCTGCCAGAATGTTTCATCCGGCAAATGCCTTGGGACCTGACCAGGATAGAGCGTTACATATTGGCGATCGCTGAGTCGGGTACCGGTAACCACCTCCTGCTCACCATATTCGTTATCACTCACCATTCCTGGACGAGTGGCGCGAATAGCACTCACCGCCATGGTTTCAACACTACAGCCAGCACTGTCGGCAAAGTTTCGCCCTGGAGCCAGCATGGCATTTAACAGTGCTAACACATTACCTTGTTGATCACGAGTGATCTGATCCACTTTACTCGCGGCGAATAGCAGTTTGTCTATCTTGGGCGCAAACAGACGTCGTAACAAACTGCTGTTGCCAAACCGAAAACTCTGGGTAATGGCGTTAAGTGCCCGGGTCATATCTTCAAATTGTGCTTTACCGCGATTAAGCGCTGTAAAACAATCCACCAGTACCAACTGTCGGTCAAAGCCAGCGAAATAGTCGTAATAAAAGGGTTTGACGACTTTAGCGACGTACTCGCGGTAGCGGTGTTCTAGTACCCGATAAATTGAGCCAGATACCCATTTTTCTGCCATGAGTTGTTGGGGTAATAATGGGAAAAAGCTCAGGATTGGGGCGCCGGCCAAATCGCCGGGTAACAGCAATCTGCCCGGTTGTGCCAGATAAAATCCTTGCTGCTGTACCATGTCCAACAACAGTTGTTGGTAACTCGCCGCTACCATGGCAAGCTGTTCATCGCTGGCTTCAGCGTCAGGCAATAGGGCACTCACCTTTGCCTCAAAAGCCTCGAAATAGGGAGATAACCTGAAATTATCAATGGATGCCCACACGCTATCACACCATTGCTGATAACTCAGACCCAACATAGGTAAATCCAATAACCATTCACCCGGATAATCGACAATATCCAATAACAGGGTGGCACTAGTATCATCGAGAAACTTAGCTAACAGTCCTTGCGCCGGCCGAAACTTGATTGCTAACCGTAGTTCGCTGATATTGGTGGTGGACGGCGGCCACTGCGGTGTTTCCGCCAGTAATTGATTGAGCGCTGTTTCATAGCCAAAACTGGCTAATTGTAAATCCGGTTGTAGTACGCGTTTCGTCGCCAGCAATCGTTGATCTCGACACACGGAAAAAAGCGGCAGTTGTTTACTGTTATTGGGAGACACAAGTAATAGCTTATTGATGATTGCCGTAATAAACGCCGTTTTTCCTGCGCCGGCGAGTCCTGTGACTGCCAGTCGCAGATGCTGGTTTGCAGTGCGATAACTCAGCTCTAATGCTTTATTTTTCAGTTGCTGCCAGTGGCGATTCATAAGGCTCCCAAAAACAAAAAGGGCGGCCAGGCCGCCCTCTACGAGGATTACAGGTTGTTAATTTGACGTTTCAGTTCAAACTGTTCTGAGGTGACGTAAGTTTCCAGATCCCGCAATTTGGTTTCTAGCCCAGCAAAACGTTGATTCAGATCTCTAAGTGCCTGAGTTGCGGGTTCGCCAGCTTGCCAGACTTTCTTCTTGATACCGTGCTCGCGGTAGTCCGATTCAAATTCTTGCGGCTTCTCATCCAGGATCATCCACAGTGCAACATAGGCAACGACCATGACCGCTGAACCACCCAACAAGAAGATAGACACCACCGCCACTCTGACCAACCAGGTTTCAAGATTGAAGTAATCTGCAATTCCTGCGCATACTCCCGCAATCTTGCCATCACGCTTGTTGCGATAAAGCGTCTTCTTGCCGTTGTTTTTATCTGTCATGGCGTTGTCTCCATTCTGGTGACTCGGCATCCAAAATAGACTCTAACGTGGTAATACGTTGGCTCATCTTGTCAGCCTTGTCGATCAACTCATTGAGTTGTTTAAATTCTTCATCAGTCAGTCCCTTACCCACCTGCCGCTTGCTGCGATAATGAAGAATCAACCAGATGGGCGCCACAAAGATCATGAACAAAATCAGTGGTGCCATCAACAGATCCATATCCATAATTCACCTCAGCTTTAATCGTTATTCTTCAGACTTGGCAGCTTTGCCTTTAATTTTGGCTTTCAGTGCTGCCAGCTCTTCGCTGACTTCATCATCCGCTTTCAGTGCAGCAAACTCTTCATCCAAACTGTTTTTCTTCTTACCGCCCAGCTCATAAGCTTCGACTTCCGCTTCCAAGCCTTCAATGCGACGCTCATACTGTTCAAATTTCAGCATAGCATTGTCGATTTTGCTGGAATCCAGCTGCTTTTTAACTTCAAGACGAGAAGAGGCAGACTGCTTGCGGATGATAATGGTTTTCTGGCGAGCCTTAGCATCAGCCAGTTTCTCCTGCAATTGCGACACTTCTTCTTTCAAGCGCGCAATATGCTCTTCAATGACATCCCGCTCGGCTTCAAGATGCTGCACAGCAGTAGCAACCTTCTGCTTTTCAACCAGAGCAGCTTTAGCCAGATCTTCACGCTCTTTGGTTAATGCCAGTTCAGCTTTTTCCTGCCAGTCATTAACCTGTGTTTGCATTTTAGCAATGCGACGTAACAGCTCTTTTTTCTCAGCCAATACTTTAGCTGAAGTGGAACGTACTTCCACGAGCGTGTCTTCCATCTCCTGAATAATCAGGCGTACCATTTTTTCTGGATCTTCCGCCTTATCCAACAGTGCGCTGATATTGGAGTTTATGATATCGGCGAAACGCGTAAAAATTCCCATAATCCTATCCTCAAAAATTATTGTGGGTTGCGGACGTTCTAATACAGATACCGTGCCAATTTTTATAAATAGTTATATTTCAATATGTTACATGGATATAAAGTTTTTCTTTATTTATTTTTACTACCCACATATCATGAATTTCACCACTTATTAGTGTTAAAGACCAACGAATATCGTGAATAGATCCTATCAGCAAGATAATCTCATCGGCCAGTCCAACGCTTTTCTGGAAGTGCTGGAACATGTGTCGCAACTGGCGCCGTTATCTAAACCCGTGCTGATTATTGGTGAACGCGGTACCGGCAAAGAGTTGGTCGCCGAGCGTTTGCATTATCTGTCTCAACGCTGGGATCAGAACTTTATCAAACTTAACTGCTCTTCGCTTAGCGAAAATCTACTTGAAAGTGAACTATTTGGTCATGAAGCGGGCGCATTTACCGGTGCCCGTGCTCGCCATGAAGGCCGTTTTGAACGAGCCGATAGTGGTACCTTGTTTCTCGATGAACTTGCCAACACCTCCGGCTTAATCC
This portion of the Shewanella yunxiaonensis genome encodes:
- a CDS encoding DUF2057 domain-containing protein codes for the protein MKLTVTASALFALLSSSSVLAANLNIPMSFEYLALDGQEVETNHFTHKADLTLSDGEHKIAIRYSDVYDDGISESPNFVKSSPFIVTLNTSGDHQYILLPKSKIVAPQKYAKAPEVIIKRKDGGAVDYSIVQTQLKEDSFMSKLLGTDTGVDVDSASVAVTAGKELPTAPIKQPTEVEAMTTPVTAPAAQTPASQTDSAHAGQMLQYWWLHADAATRKEFMSWAIKQL
- a CDS encoding primosomal replication protein; this translates as MNQQQLVSKLREQLVQLEQQVLQHDASLPAKDHKLLAHLERFNDELFHQNGAKLAPCVQQLRDNINQLEKQLQLQMSAATVSRTCEKIQDRFSALKRAMATTAIDVKEQQQQKLSKQRYFQQKQSLHHEQSGFSWIASQVMSSSHKLYDELNKHLNWEKKILFKIEQLQSQLDTCHSTAKIAVQNDLLLMHRRLGKCRQAISYIEDRIQTFERPQQNNHR
- the dinG gene encoding ATP-dependent DNA helicase DinG, whose protein sequence is MLAANVKNQIREIYKAISSALPNFRSRREQNYMVAEISKTLAGEYDKQRRIIVIEAGTGIGKSLAYILGTIPLALASKKKVCISTATVALQEQLLHKDLPFFLQHSGIDFKFGLVKGRQRYVCLAKLEMLIGESSTGQMAMWQTKPDQSQIQSLQQLLQDYRAGRWNGEWDTLETPLPDHLWQQIASDKHSCHKQLANHAKCPFHKAREDIEEWDVLIANHSLLLADLELGGGVILPEPENLFYVVDEAHHLPIVARDFSSAQVPVRGAADWLEKIGKLAGKLQTQIKSNNIIAPAQAMMDHVEELTSLLNKVAHFCETQPKLFANEDQRWRFEHGKLPGALLILAENLATASSDALKQFNKMQLLLNESFKDGEIPKHQAEALLTECGFMLQRLENLQKLWKMMAREDNPKGAPLARWIEVISGKQPDYLCSASPIEVGFMLENMLWEKAAGVVLCSATLRALNSFEHFTYQVGLSLNDGSRYLALQSPFDFANNATLFLPQMQTEPADDAYTDELAQQIKALVEEEQATLVLFASYWQMEKVTELLKDKLPVAPLIQGSAPRQLLLETHKQRCDSGQPSILFGTGSFSEGLDLPGDYLTNLIVTKLPFAVPTSPVEQAHSEYIKLKGGNPFLQLTIPDASRKLVQSCGRLLRKEEDYGRITILDRRLVSKRYGKALLDALPPYRRVIE
- a CDS encoding sulfite exporter TauE/SafE family protein, yielding MEIVAHSGSWLLLAIVGLIAGFIDAVVGGGGLLSIPALLTLGMPPHLALGTNKLAASFGSSMAAYTYYRQHLLQPKLWRSCFVATAIGALCGSILVYLVDTSWLEKLLPLLIIIIALYSLLSKKALKDKPALDEEHPKRSHKILQGLILGGYDGFAGPGIGAIWIVSSKTLHKLSFLKSCALSRAMTFASNTTALTVFLLLGKVDLAIGLLLGLSMMLGSFVGAHSAIRFGLPFIRPLFITMVMAMALHLTWSAWL
- a CDS encoding DNA polymerase II, producing the protein MPTSGFTTVKGRILTRQTLPATDGMCLRYCLKTDSGPLTVDVPGEAQVAFVPQFAVAAIARRFPSVTCRHLPMKDFQQQPVAAVYCHNRKQFRELQRWSREQQIALHEAEIRPHQRYLIERFIALDAEFFGCFNENNAAHFVASKARPATLADDVALNVVSLDVECSFNGELYSVGLYGENDQGVLLRKVIMVGQAHGSEDWIDWVADEKHLLEALVAWFAAWQPDVMLGWSVVTFDLALLWRRFAFYNIPAALGRDGALLEWLVEGKFRPETLLLPGIVVLDGIDWLKAAFYKFERYSLEHVSQQLLGEGKDIQDVDNRGQEITRLFQEDKLALARYNLSDCRLVWQIFAKTHLLSFAIARAQLTGLEFGRVGASVAAFNNLYLPHLHRAGYIAPAEPVSDGLESPGGYVMDSIPGLYCDILVLDFKSLYPSIIRTFLIDPLGMILGLAQEPSETVDGYRGARFSRQHFILPKLVAKLAQAREQAKQQKDAPLSQAIKIIMNSLYGVLGSRGCVFHDARLASSITMRGHWIMQTTKTWIEELGYKVIYGDTDSTFIWLGDKHGIKEPEDFGIKLAADITERWRDYIKQAFGLECALELEFDSHYQRFLMPTLRGSVEGSKKRYVGAVRGVDGELELIFKGMEQVRSDWSPIAKRIQYELYQRLFNDLDVAEYLSEQVELLQQGKLDDELVFSKQLRRSVDAYQSNVPHVKVAQLLVSAFDDSSYGKKGQRVEYIITVNGPEPVELTRSAVDYLYYLEKQIKPIAEPVLSMLNLSFNQLVLRQMTLI
- a CDS encoding late competence development ComFB family protein, translated to MQLDIRNYYEVLLMEILSDEGLLEELPENYLADLACITLNQLPVRYIHHLVDTYFYDDIGEQEQMRREIYSALEKSRAFLKSKLAKDGKTTESSSMS
- a CDS encoding histone deacetylase family protein, with translation MIPVSYHASYSTLALPPHHRFPIGKYQALFHWLQQSDICHHFQIMSPSAIAPVQLCLVHDPEYIQQFINGTLPKEKMRRIGFPWSEALVRRTLHSLGGTLLATQQALEQRIAMQISGGYHHAYRDFGSGYCIFNDLVFAAASVISQGTVDRALIIDCDVHQGDGTANMTVGRDDIISCSIHCTKNFPARKQQSHYDLELPPDSNGSEYFELLQQSIPWILHRHQPQIIFYDAGVDVHRDDELGLLNLTTQDIYLRDKWILGLAAAKEIPIVCVSGGGYCHDTLQLISRHSQLYLAAAECFAN
- a CDS encoding ComEA family DNA-binding protein, producing the protein MKRYLKTVAMAVAMLAPMYIFTSYAETVAPEVVKQAEQLQKVNVNTASAAELQLLKGIGEAKAKAIVEYRETNGKFASLEDLTKVKGIGPKFIEKNGHLLSL